The Fimbriimonas ginsengisoli Gsoil 348 genome window below encodes:
- a CDS encoding TolB family protein has translation MATTPATPAGELQPKIVHKRTVRVLILVLILGLVAFALKFYFDHRTDPDFGAVETNGMVAAIELQRDGQRLVVFDKDGKRIEPPGYPDGAIERDIAWRPDGNRIFFVSNRDKKAFQIYRWSPVSGVDPQVKTQENRGKSNISFPPAATADPDQKFLMTTGGYVVEYDPKNQKGHQVLPPIEHEVAQSADPTGEGGGSTGQFSSMYSQLGDSFRTARWCAPDTIAAVMRGDNGEVLIVQRIALHGEKLEPPKMVAIADRIDLDVSPADGTIVFTATKVRWPAKTALPKSQRYPHYLAFYRLGDSNATLIAPTVMGDDCYGSPAVSPQGDRVLVVTGTYDPASGGLVPKNLVTVPIQSGGILAKSVLVDAPVFEPTWSPDGKRIAYVKRTPSGNRAIFVANNDGSDEKNLSGDKGNFSSPKFSPQTR, from the coding sequence ATGGCAACCACTCCCGCTACCCCAGCCGGCGAACTGCAGCCCAAGATCGTGCACAAGCGCACGGTCCGGGTTCTGATCCTCGTCTTGATCCTCGGCCTCGTCGCCTTCGCCCTGAAGTTCTACTTCGACCATCGGACCGACCCGGATTTCGGCGCGGTGGAAACGAACGGGATGGTCGCCGCCATCGAGCTTCAGCGCGACGGCCAGCGGCTCGTCGTCTTCGATAAAGACGGAAAGCGCATCGAGCCCCCCGGCTATCCGGATGGAGCGATCGAGCGCGACATCGCTTGGCGTCCCGACGGCAACCGCATCTTCTTCGTGAGCAACCGCGATAAGAAGGCGTTCCAGATCTATCGATGGAGCCCGGTCAGCGGAGTGGACCCGCAGGTCAAGACACAGGAAAATCGGGGCAAGAGCAACATCTCCTTCCCGCCCGCGGCGACCGCCGATCCGGACCAAAAGTTCTTGATGACGACCGGCGGATACGTGGTCGAATACGATCCGAAGAACCAGAAGGGGCACCAAGTGCTGCCGCCTATCGAGCACGAGGTCGCTCAATCGGCGGACCCCACCGGTGAGGGCGGCGGCTCCACCGGGCAGTTTTCGTCGATGTACAGCCAACTGGGAGACAGCTTCCGGACCGCTCGATGGTGCGCCCCCGACACGATCGCCGCCGTTATGCGCGGCGATAACGGCGAAGTTCTCATCGTTCAGCGGATCGCTCTGCACGGCGAGAAACTAGAGCCGCCGAAGATGGTCGCTATTGCCGACCGGATCGATCTGGACGTGAGCCCGGCTGACGGAACGATCGTCTTCACCGCCACCAAAGTTCGGTGGCCGGCCAAGACCGCCCTGCCGAAGTCTCAACGCTACCCTCATTATCTGGCCTTCTATCGCCTTGGCGATTCCAATGCGACGCTGATCGCGCCAACGGTCATGGGTGACGACTGCTACGGCTCCCCCGCGGTGAGCCCGCAGGGTGACCGGGTTCTCGTGGTAACCGGAACCTACGACCCGGCCTCCGGTGGTCTTGTGCCGAAGAACCTGGTTACGGTTCCGATCCAGAGCGGAGGCATCCTGGCCAAATCCGTGCTCGTCGATGCTCCGGTTTTCGAGCCGACTTGGTCTCCCGACGGCAAACGAATCGCCTACGTCAAACGGACCCCTTCCGGAAACCGAGCCATCTTCGTGGCCAACAACGACGGCTCCGACGAAAAGAACCTTTCCGGCGACAAGGGCAATTTCTCCAGTCCAAAATTCTCGCCGCAGACGCGGTGA
- a CDS encoding DUF1549 and DUF1553 domain-containing protein: protein MRWTSRVARQGLGWVFSVGIFSGGLYGFTGAPAPKVTFADVAPIMKAHCVRCHAAGQAAGGLALDSVAGAVKAATPGKSDASVLMQRILGQGGKPQMPMGFTALSDREIGVIRAWIDQGCLAPAKSATSHWAYVKPVRPAVPKTKNGKWVRNPIDAFVLARLEKEKLLPSPEADRTTLIRRVTLDLTGLPPTPAEVDAFIADHSANAYEKVVDRLLASPHYGERMALPWLDAARYADSNGFQMDGDTYQYVWRDWVVRAMNANMPFDEFTTEQIAGDLLPDAVESTQKGRDKIVATGFNRNHMLNGEGGAIPEEQRNVGLFDRVDATCTTWLGLTMACARCHDHKYDPLTQRDYYGMMAFFNNVPESGVPDGGVPYSIAKPWIYAGTQEQMDRMAAMESQSAAAAPAVKQMEDSPETKAAQIAWEEAADPKLPKEISDILRIERSKRNPDQAGKVRGYFLDHALPAASADLRKRFQAMQKELGDLRGSIPRVMVMSDRQPRETHIFSRGNYDAPLDKVTACTPATLPAMPAATPRNRLGLARWMVSPENPLTARVQVNRYWQLFFGKGLVKTPENFGVQGEAPTHPELLDWLAVEFQASGWNVKRLQRMIVTSATYRQSSKATLASRKRDPENRFLGRGARFRLPAMLLRDEALAASGLIDLTIGGKPVYPYQPKGIWDGLAITDERDFTYPQSKGKDLYRRSIYSFWRRTVAPGNMFDASSRQVCTVRQGQTSTPLHALTMLNDVTWVEAGRALAARVMPLPTPEARLTEAFRRVCARRPDADELRILRRSLDRSLAAFKADPKSADAYLAQGASPRDPKLDRVEHAAYASVCLAILNLDEALTRE, encoded by the coding sequence ATGCGGTGGACAAGCAGAGTTGCGAGGCAGGGGTTGGGGTGGGTCTTTTCGGTTGGGATCTTCTCCGGAGGGCTCTATGGTTTTACCGGGGCGCCCGCGCCCAAGGTGACGTTCGCCGACGTCGCTCCGATCATGAAAGCGCATTGCGTCCGATGCCATGCCGCGGGGCAGGCGGCGGGCGGGCTGGCGCTGGATTCGGTGGCCGGAGCCGTGAAGGCGGCAACGCCTGGAAAATCCGACGCCAGCGTCCTGATGCAACGAATTCTCGGCCAAGGCGGAAAGCCTCAGATGCCGATGGGGTTCACCGCCCTCAGCGATCGCGAGATAGGAGTTATCCGAGCCTGGATCGACCAAGGCTGCCTCGCCCCCGCCAAGTCCGCTACGTCTCACTGGGCGTACGTGAAACCGGTACGTCCAGCGGTGCCCAAGACGAAGAACGGGAAGTGGGTCCGGAACCCGATCGATGCGTTCGTGTTGGCGAGATTGGAGAAGGAGAAGCTACTTCCCTCCCCGGAGGCGGATCGGACAACGCTCATTCGTCGGGTCACGCTCGACCTAACCGGTCTGCCGCCGACCCCGGCCGAGGTCGACGCGTTCATCGCCGATCACTCTGCTAACGCCTACGAAAAAGTGGTCGACCGCCTCTTGGCGAGCCCGCATTACGGGGAGCGGATGGCGCTGCCTTGGCTGGACGCCGCACGCTATGCCGACAGCAACGGGTTTCAGATGGACGGCGACACGTATCAATACGTGTGGCGCGACTGGGTAGTCCGGGCGATGAACGCGAACATGCCGTTCGACGAATTCACGACCGAGCAGATCGCCGGTGACTTGCTTCCGGACGCGGTCGAGTCAACCCAAAAGGGTCGCGACAAGATCGTCGCCACCGGCTTCAATCGAAACCACATGCTGAACGGCGAAGGGGGCGCGATTCCCGAGGAGCAGCGGAACGTCGGCCTGTTCGACCGGGTCGACGCCACGTGCACCACCTGGCTCGGCCTCACCATGGCGTGCGCCCGCTGCCACGACCACAAGTACGACCCGCTCACCCAGCGCGACTACTACGGGATGATGGCGTTCTTCAACAACGTCCCCGAGTCCGGCGTGCCGGACGGAGGCGTTCCATACAGCATCGCCAAGCCGTGGATCTATGCGGGGACTCAGGAGCAAATGGACCGGATGGCGGCGATGGAGTCGCAATCCGCCGCGGCCGCGCCGGCGGTAAAGCAGATGGAGGATTCGCCGGAGACTAAGGCGGCTCAGATCGCATGGGAGGAAGCCGCCGATCCTAAGTTGCCCAAAGAGATATCGGACATCCTGCGAATCGAACGCTCCAAGCGCAATCCCGATCAGGCGGGAAAGGTTCGCGGATACTTCCTCGATCACGCCCTTCCCGCCGCATCCGCCGATCTTCGAAAGCGGTTCCAGGCGATGCAGAAAGAGCTCGGCGATCTGCGAGGTTCGATACCGCGGGTGATGGTGATGTCGGATCGCCAACCCCGCGAGACCCACATCTTCTCGCGAGGCAACTACGACGCGCCGCTCGACAAGGTGACGGCTTGTACGCCGGCCACTCTTCCCGCGATGCCGGCGGCGACGCCGAGAAACCGCCTCGGTCTGGCGCGGTGGATGGTTAGTCCGGAGAATCCGCTTACCGCCCGCGTCCAGGTGAACCGATATTGGCAGCTCTTCTTCGGCAAAGGGCTGGTCAAGACGCCGGAGAACTTCGGCGTGCAAGGCGAGGCGCCTACCCATCCGGAACTGCTGGACTGGCTCGCCGTGGAATTCCAGGCGAGCGGCTGGAACGTGAAGCGGCTGCAGCGGATGATCGTCACCAGCGCCACCTACCGGCAATCTTCAAAGGCGACGCTCGCATCGCGCAAGCGCGACCCGGAGAACCGATTCCTCGGCCGCGGAGCGCGCTTCCGATTGCCCGCGATGCTTCTCCGCGACGAAGCGCTCGCGGCGAGTGGGCTGATCGACTTAACGATCGGCGGCAAGCCGGTCTATCCATATCAGCCTAAGGGGATATGGGATGGACTGGCGATCACCGACGAGCGCGACTTCACCTATCCGCAGTCGAAGGGCAAAGATCTCTATCGTCGGAGCATCTATTCGTTCTGGCGCCGCACCGTCGCGCCGGGAAACATGTTCGATGCGTCGTCTAGGCAGGTTTGCACCGTCCGCCAAGGGCAAACGTCGACGCCGCTGCACGCGCTGACGATGCTGAACGACGTCACGTGGGTTGAAGCGGGCCGAGCGTTGGCAGCGCGGGTGATGCCTTTGCCGACACCCGAAGCGCGGCTCACCGAAGCGTTCCGCCGAGTGTGCGCCCGACGCCCGGACGCCGACGAGCTCCGAATTCTGCGGCGAAGCCTGGATAGATCCCTTGCGGCGTTCAAAGCCGACCCCAAGTCCGCCGACGCATATCTCGCCCAAGGCGCATCACCACGAGATCCAAAACTAGATCGCGTCGAACACGCCGCCTACGCCTCAGTCTGTCTGGCGATACTGAATTTAGATGAAGCGCTAACCAGAGAGTAA
- the fmt gene encoding methionyl-tRNA formyltransferase — protein MPLIFFGTSTFAVPALRALAGDVVLVVSQPDRPGRRGMRLQATPVKEAALELGLPVEAPEKSRSPEFVERLESLEADALVVAAYGQILSQRVLDSAKRGGINLHGSILPKYRGAAPIQRCILDGETETGVTLMQMDRGMDTGDMIEIGRLAIGPDETYGELQDRLAILGAEMAVRWMPRIVAGNYPRTPQDSEQATMAPKIEKAEAELRFDRDAAAEYNRFRAFTPSPGAFLQTRFGVIRIGQARLHGEVQAEPGTLVATDRRLVVAFAQGGLELLEIQPEGKKRMRGSDFTNGARLRPGDRLH, from the coding sequence ATGCCCCTCATCTTCTTCGGCACCTCAACCTTCGCCGTCCCTGCCCTGCGGGCTTTGGCGGGCGATGTCGTGTTGGTGGTCAGTCAGCCGGATCGGCCGGGGCGGCGGGGGATGCGGTTGCAGGCGACTCCGGTTAAGGAGGCGGCTTTGGAGTTGGGGCTGCCAGTTGAGGCGCCAGAGAAGAGTCGGTCTCCCGAATTCGTCGAGCGGCTGGAATCGTTGGAAGCCGACGCGTTGGTGGTCGCGGCTTATGGGCAGATTCTCTCCCAGCGCGTGCTTGACTCGGCGAAACGGGGGGGGATCAACTTGCATGGATCGATCCTTCCGAAATACCGAGGGGCGGCGCCGATCCAGCGGTGCATTCTGGATGGCGAGACCGAGACCGGCGTTACCCTGATGCAGATGGACCGGGGGATGGACACCGGCGATATGATCGAAATCGGCCGGCTCGCCATCGGTCCCGACGAGACGTACGGGGAGTTACAAGACCGTTTGGCGATCTTAGGGGCCGAGATGGCGGTGCGGTGGATGCCTCGAATCGTGGCCGGCAACTACCCGCGGACGCCGCAGGATAGCGAGCAGGCGACGATGGCGCCCAAGATCGAGAAAGCGGAAGCCGAACTCCGTTTCGACCGCGACGCCGCCGCCGAATACAACCGTTTCCGCGCCTTTACTCCCAGCCCGGGCGCCTTTCTCCAGACCCGCTTCGGCGTGATCCGAATCGGACAGGCGCGGCTCCACGGCGAAGTTCAGGCCGAGCCCGGTACCTTAGTGGCGACCGACCGGCGATTGGTCGTCGCGTTTGCGCAAGGCGGGCTCGAACTGTTAGAAATCCAGCCGGAAGGTAAAAAGAGAATGCGCGGGTCCGATTTCACCAACGGGGCACGATTGCGACCTGGCGACCGTTTGCACTAA
- a CDS encoding alpha-ketoacid dehydrogenase subunit alpha/beta: MLPDSTTNPGIAMSTISENRAYSKLDFLRLMLLSREGDRREGILLRQSKGWFQVSGMGHEALGVLAYLLREDDYIFPYYRDRALMLARGLPNYDLALAYFAKRESSSGGRQMPGHYSSREHNVFSVCTPTGGGLLPACGTAWTMKLAGKDSVCLATIGDAASRQGEFFEAVAFAIQEKLPVIILVEDNKYGISTPTEKFLPFHLGMIDESAYVKVDARYPDKMYEVGKAAVERARRGDGPTLIWGDLDRLSSHTSSDDHRVYRQLDEIDAMSLRDPIRLLAEELIATGELDEATWKRLQEETAQIVDQDYLRAETEADPRPEDVLLENFGDDPAREAPPLAGDQRMTMVSAINQTFRKALENDPTVVFFGEDIEDPKGGVFGLTKGLSENFPNQVFNSPLAEATIMGVAVGMGAYGYKPVFELQFVDFFAPGWNQITANMSTLRWRSFGGWKCPCVIYAPYGAYLPGGSLWHSQSNEAYLAHTPGIKVAIPSTPEDAAGLFWTAIQGDDPHFILIPKHIFRKQMQVGTVEAIPFGKAKIVREGADVTLVTWGNCLELAQEAADSGIADIEIIDLRSIVPCDYEAIANSVEKTGRLVVVHEDNRTAGFGQTVVTEILSRPEWFNHFLSPPQLVAREDVHIGYNPIYEYAALPDINQVLDAIRVVME, encoded by the coding sequence ATGCTCCCCGATTCAACGACGAATCCAGGAATCGCCATGTCGACCATTTCTGAGAACCGCGCCTACTCGAAGCTCGATTTCCTACGGCTCATGCTCCTAAGCCGAGAGGGAGACCGGCGGGAGGGGATTCTCCTTCGCCAAAGTAAGGGCTGGTTTCAGGTCAGCGGAATGGGCCACGAGGCGCTCGGCGTGCTCGCCTATCTTCTTCGCGAGGACGATTACATCTTCCCTTACTACCGCGACCGCGCACTGATGCTGGCGCGAGGGCTTCCGAACTACGACCTCGCCCTCGCCTACTTCGCCAAGCGCGAGAGCTCTTCCGGCGGGCGTCAGATGCCCGGCCACTACTCCAGCCGCGAGCACAATGTTTTCTCGGTCTGCACGCCGACCGGCGGTGGCCTCCTTCCGGCATGTGGCACCGCCTGGACGATGAAGCTCGCGGGGAAAGATTCGGTTTGCCTCGCCACGATCGGCGACGCCGCCTCGCGCCAGGGTGAATTCTTCGAGGCGGTGGCGTTTGCCATCCAGGAGAAGCTTCCGGTCATCATTCTGGTAGAGGACAACAAATACGGCATCTCGACGCCGACGGAGAAATTCCTTCCGTTCCACCTGGGGATGATCGATGAGAGCGCTTATGTCAAGGTCGACGCGCGCTACCCCGATAAGATGTACGAAGTCGGCAAAGCCGCGGTCGAGCGGGCTCGGCGAGGCGATGGACCGACCCTGATCTGGGGAGATCTGGACCGGCTCTCCTCCCACACCTCCAGCGACGATCACCGCGTGTACCGGCAGCTCGATGAGATCGACGCGATGAGCCTACGCGATCCGATCCGCCTCCTTGCCGAGGAGCTGATCGCAACCGGCGAGCTAGACGAAGCGACCTGGAAGCGTCTCCAAGAGGAAACCGCCCAGATCGTCGACCAGGACTATTTACGCGCGGAGACCGAAGCCGACCCTCGCCCCGAGGATGTGCTGCTGGAGAATTTCGGCGACGATCCTGCGCGGGAGGCTCCGCCTCTCGCAGGCGATCAGCGGATGACGATGGTCTCCGCGATCAACCAGACCTTCCGAAAGGCGCTGGAAAACGACCCGACGGTAGTGTTCTTTGGCGAAGATATCGAAGACCCCAAGGGCGGGGTGTTTGGGCTTACGAAGGGGCTGAGCGAGAACTTTCCGAATCAGGTGTTCAACTCTCCGCTCGCCGAGGCGACGATCATGGGGGTCGCGGTGGGGATGGGCGCTTATGGCTATAAGCCGGTCTTCGAGCTACAGTTCGTCGACTTCTTCGCCCCGGGCTGGAACCAGATCACGGCGAACATGTCGACGTTGCGCTGGCGCTCGTTCGGAGGGTGGAAATGCCCGTGCGTGATCTACGCCCCCTACGGGGCTTACCTGCCCGGCGGCTCGCTTTGGCACAGCCAATCGAACGAGGCGTATCTGGCCCACACGCCAGGGATCAAGGTAGCGATCCCCTCGACACCCGAAGATGCGGCAGGGCTGTTCTGGACGGCGATCCAGGGGGACGATCCCCACTTTATCCTCATTCCGAAGCACATCTTCCGGAAGCAGATGCAGGTCGGTACGGTCGAGGCGATTCCGTTCGGGAAGGCCAAGATCGTTCGCGAAGGGGCGGACGTGACCTTGGTGACCTGGGGCAACTGTCTCGAACTAGCCCAGGAAGCCGCCGACTCCGGAATCGCCGATATCGAGATTATCGACCTCCGGTCGATCGTCCCATGCGACTACGAGGCGATCGCCAATTCCGTGGAGAAGACCGGCCGACTCGTCGTCGTCCACGAGGATAACCGAACCGCGGGCTTCGGCCAAACGGTAGTCACCGAAATCCTGAGCCGCCCCGAGTGGTTCAACCACTTCCTCTCGCCGCCACAACTCGTGGCGCGGGAGGATGTGCACATCGGCTACAACCCGATCTACGAATACGCCGCCCTGCCGGACATCAATCAGGTGCTTGATGCGATTCGGGTTGTGATGGAGTAG
- a CDS encoding tetratricopeptide repeat protein, with the protein MIRGAETTMKSLGLFLCLATAVAHGQGMCPPPPAQTAIVAFPAGTIIPGVGTTDLPITTKSAKARQLAKQGFALIHCFWFNEAVRSFRDATKEDPACAAAWLGLNASLTLPWHRPSEYSAEADYAIRRAVETCGDATDLEQAVIAAYRLRSVQVDDRESAFERAMMQVVQTHPDAFEPRLLLSAIRTQLCMNDRYDNNLNPREELTKVLKLITPILQKDPMNAGALHYRVHALEGSAPDQAVLAADRLSQAAPASGHMVHMPGHIYNRVGMYDKARDSFLNSVHIHEEYAKKIPGATADIDWNYGHDVDFLIFNLAEMGRIKEGEKWLARSPGSWEKLAWRAGQWDRLADKSKTHFFLGMAALQRNDLKTAGDESRKLEAEAAKNALPKTGRWRITQIRMQQVEAAELKGLLLSQQGNHDEARKELAKAVAIYELVCYEEPPYYPRPPYETEGEVDLAAGKPEDALKAYQKGLRARPGSGWMLYGIALSQEKAGHPAEAKAAYQTFLTAWKGADPDLPQVVHARAYLRDKLS; encoded by the coding sequence ATGATAAGGGGAGCGGAAACGACGATGAAGTCTCTGGGTCTCTTTCTTTGCCTTGCTACGGCGGTCGCGCATGGCCAAGGCATGTGCCCTCCGCCGCCGGCGCAGACGGCGATCGTGGCTTTTCCGGCCGGAACCATCATTCCGGGGGTCGGTACCACCGATCTCCCGATCACGACGAAGAGCGCGAAGGCGCGGCAACTGGCCAAGCAGGGGTTCGCCCTCATCCATTGTTTCTGGTTCAACGAGGCGGTCCGCTCATTCCGAGACGCGACTAAGGAGGACCCCGCCTGCGCGGCGGCTTGGCTCGGGCTGAATGCGTCGCTCACGCTTCCCTGGCATCGGCCGAGCGAGTATTCCGCGGAGGCGGATTACGCCATCAGGCGCGCGGTCGAGACATGCGGCGACGCAACCGACCTCGAACAAGCGGTGATTGCCGCCTATCGGCTGCGGTCGGTGCAAGTGGACGACCGGGAGAGCGCATTCGAGCGGGCGATGATGCAGGTTGTACAGACCCATCCAGACGCCTTCGAACCCCGCCTCCTCCTTTCCGCGATCCGTACTCAGCTCTGCATGAACGACCGGTACGACAACAACCTGAATCCGCGCGAGGAGCTCACCAAGGTTCTCAAGCTGATCACGCCGATCCTCCAAAAAGACCCGATGAACGCGGGAGCCCTTCACTATCGGGTCCACGCCTTGGAAGGAAGCGCGCCGGATCAGGCGGTGCTCGCCGCCGATCGGCTCTCCCAGGCGGCGCCGGCGAGCGGCCACATGGTCCACATGCCCGGACACATCTACAACCGCGTCGGAATGTACGACAAAGCGCGAGATTCCTTTCTTAACTCGGTGCACATCCACGAAGAGTACGCGAAGAAAATCCCCGGAGCCACCGCCGACATCGACTGGAACTATGGTCACGACGTCGATTTCCTGATCTTCAACCTCGCTGAAATGGGTCGGATTAAGGAAGGTGAAAAGTGGCTCGCCCGGAGCCCCGGGTCGTGGGAGAAGCTCGCCTGGCGGGCTGGGCAGTGGGACAGGCTCGCGGATAAGTCGAAGACGCACTTCTTCTTGGGCATGGCGGCGCTACAGCGTAACGACCTCAAAACCGCCGGCGACGAGTCGCGCAAGTTGGAGGCGGAAGCGGCCAAGAACGCCCTCCCGAAAACCGGACGTTGGAGAATCACCCAAATTCGAATGCAGCAAGTAGAAGCCGCCGAGCTGAAGGGGCTTCTCCTTAGCCAGCAAGGAAACCACGACGAGGCGCGGAAAGAGCTTGCCAAGGCGGTGGCGATTTACGAGCTCGTTTGCTACGAAGAGCCGCCGTACTACCCGCGGCCGCCGTACGAAACCGAGGGGGAAGTGGACCTCGCCGCCGGGAAACCCGAAGACGCCCTCAAGGCGTACCAAAAGGGGCTCCGCGCTCGGCCCGGCAGCGGTTGGATGCTGTACGGCATCGCCCTTTCGCAGGAGAAAGCCGGACATCCGGCGGAGGCTAAGGCGGCCTACCAAACGTTCTTAACCGCCTGGAAGGGCGCGGATCCGGATTTGCCGCAAGTCGTCCACGCGAGGGCCTATCTAAGGGACAAACTCTCTTAA
- a CDS encoding NAD(P)H-dependent glycerol-3-phosphate dehydrogenase, which yields MHVAVLGSGSWGTALTILLARNGHCVTLLGRNEEEIRDLRETRENHRYLSGFTIPENATFSMLGQDALDVEMTVVAVPSGAVRDIVSRIRGNHPLVVVAAKGLEAHSSKLMTEVVAEALPGAETGVLSGPNLAVEIAKGIPTVAVAAYRSREAAERVRDAFNCPSFRVSVSDDVVGVELAGALKNVLAIGGGMSDGLGFGDNTKGAFLSRGLMEMARIGSAMGARAETFLGPAGVGDLFATAVSRLSRNYRLGRALGEGRTLEQALAELGQVAEGVPTSEAVGQLARIHGVDLPVFMAVEAVLKGLVSPQKAVALLMERTVKMDDFIG from the coding sequence ATGCACGTCGCCGTTCTTGGATCAGGTAGTTGGGGTACCGCGCTTACCATTCTTCTCGCCCGCAACGGGCATTGCGTCACCTTGCTCGGGCGAAACGAAGAGGAGATCCGCGATCTACGCGAGACGCGCGAGAACCACCGCTACCTATCGGGCTTCACTATCCCAGAAAATGCCACCTTTTCGATGCTGGGTCAGGATGCATTGGACGTCGAGATGACGGTCGTCGCGGTTCCGTCCGGAGCGGTTCGCGATATCGTTTCGAGAATTCGCGGAAACCACCCGCTTGTGGTGGTCGCGGCGAAAGGTCTGGAGGCGCATAGCTCGAAGCTGATGACGGAAGTCGTGGCCGAAGCGCTCCCGGGAGCGGAGACCGGAGTGCTGAGCGGGCCAAATCTAGCCGTCGAGATCGCCAAAGGAATTCCGACGGTCGCGGTCGCCGCTTACCGAAGCCGGGAGGCGGCGGAGCGAGTGCGCGACGCATTCAATTGCCCAAGCTTCCGCGTTTCGGTGAGCGACGACGTCGTGGGTGTGGAGCTTGCGGGTGCGCTTAAGAACGTGCTCGCGATCGGCGGCGGAATGTCGGACGGGCTGGGGTTTGGGGACAACACGAAGGGCGCCTTCCTCTCGCGAGGACTCATGGAGATGGCCCGCATCGGCTCTGCGATGGGAGCTCGGGCGGAAACCTTTCTGGGGCCGGCAGGGGTGGGGGATTTGTTCGCAACGGCGGTCAGCCGGCTTTCACGAAACTACCGCTTGGGTCGCGCCCTCGGCGAAGGGCGGACTCTAGAACAGGCGTTGGCCGAGCTTGGTCAAGTTGCCGAGGGGGTGCCGACAAGCGAAGCGGTCGGGCAGTTGGCCCGCATTCATGGGGTCGATCTGCCGGTCTTCATGGCCGTCGAGGCGGTCCTAAAGGGTCTTGTGTCGCCCCAAAAGGCGGTCGCGCTCCTCATGGAGCGGACGGTTAAGATGGACGACTTCATAGGCTAG
- a CDS encoding phytanoyl-CoA dioxygenase family protein, with the protein MVSIPVTADELAAGVLRPEKLAQANHALRRDGIVVLNDVIDLEHIRILRERVLEDVDRFVNRPNAPFNWNRGNVQQDPPPFPPYLFRDVLANDIVIQVTKSILGPGMYNSFYSGNTAMPSESRQPVHADMGQLWPDQEVAHPAYALVVNVGLVDMSPENGATEIWPGSHLDTSVVLQHGDIEVGEKELEARRKFAPPFQPTVPQGSVVIRDMRLWHAGMPNRTQTPRPMMAMIHFVAWWPAGTFKLHESARDLLQHPDLRQSAEYVSGDIDYVSVPGAHAYSEEER; encoded by the coding sequence ATGGTGTCCATCCCCGTCACTGCCGACGAGCTCGCCGCCGGTGTTCTCCGACCCGAGAAACTTGCCCAGGCGAACCACGCCCTGCGGAGGGATGGAATCGTCGTCCTGAACGATGTGATCGACTTGGAGCACATCCGAATTCTTCGCGAACGAGTTCTTGAAGACGTCGACCGGTTCGTCAATCGACCGAACGCTCCGTTCAATTGGAACCGCGGCAACGTCCAGCAAGATCCGCCACCGTTCCCGCCGTACCTATTCCGTGACGTCCTCGCAAACGACATCGTCATCCAGGTGACGAAGTCGATTCTTGGCCCGGGCATGTACAACTCTTTCTACAGCGGAAACACGGCCATGCCCAGCGAAAGCCGCCAGCCCGTCCACGCCGACATGGGGCAGTTATGGCCGGACCAAGAGGTCGCCCACCCCGCTTATGCGCTCGTCGTCAACGTCGGCCTCGTCGACATGAGCCCGGAGAACGGCGCCACCGAGATCTGGCCCGGCTCGCATCTCGATACCTCGGTCGTTTTGCAGCACGGCGACATCGAGGTCGGCGAGAAGGAGTTGGAAGCCCGGAGAAAGTTCGCGCCGCCGTTCCAGCCGACGGTTCCGCAGGGAAGCGTCGTCATCCGCGATATGCGACTCTGGCACGCCGGAATGCCGAACCGAACCCAGACCCCTCGTCCGATGATGGCGATGATCCACTTCGTAGCTTGGTGGCCCGCCGGTACCTTCAAGCTACACGAAAGCGCCCGCGACCTCCTCCAACACCCGGACTTGCGACAAAGCGCCGAGTATGTTTCCGGAGACATCGACTACGTCAGCGTTCCCGGCGCGCACGCGTATTCGGAAGAAGAGCGTTAG
- a CDS encoding transposase, translating into MPQSLANVLVHAVFSTKDCRPVLTSDVQEELFPYLIAVLRNDGSPSIQVGGYLDHIHVLFQLSRTKTLASTIGNVKTSSSSWLKTKRPYLRDFAWQSGYAAFSVDPVHCGGVVSCIQNQEAHHRRLSFQEEMRKFFAESGIEFDEKYVWD; encoded by the coding sequence ATGCCACAGAGTCTCGCCAACGTGCTCGTCCACGCCGTGTTCAGCACGAAGGACTGTCGGCCGGTTCTGACCAGCGACGTCCAAGAAGAGCTCTTTCCTTACCTTATCGCCGTACTCCGAAACGATGGTTCGCCTTCCATCCAGGTGGGAGGATATCTCGACCACATCCACGTCCTATTTCAGCTTTCCCGAACGAAAACCCTCGCCTCGACGATCGGCAATGTCAAGACGAGCTCGTCGAGTTGGCTTAAGACGAAAAGGCCGTACCTCAGAGACTTCGCTTGGCAAAGCGGATACGCGGCGTTCTCTGTCGATCCGGTCCATTGCGGGGGTGTCGTGTCGTGCATCCAGAACCAGGAGGCGCACCACCGAAGGCTGTCCTTTCAAGAGGAGATGAGAAAGTTCTTCGCTGAGAGCGGCATCGAGTTCGACGAGAAGTACGTCTGGGATTAG